TGCTGCCGTAATACGAGGCGATGCCGCGCTGGTCGTAACCGGCCGCCGTGCGCAGCACGTGATAGGTGCGGCCACGCACGCTGTAGGTCGACTTGTTGCCGTAGGGCGAACGCGGCTCCGCCTTCGGTACCGGCTCGGGCAAGGTGGCGATGAAGGCTGGTGGCGGTCCGCCTGGGGTGCTGTCGCTGCGCTCGCTGTAGCGTTCATCCTGCGGCAGGCTGGTGTCATCGTGGAACAGGTGCCGGTGGAGCCAGCCATGCTGCTGGCTGGCCGGTACGGACGCCGGTTCGGCCACCGGGCGGGTGGCCTTCTGTCCGGCACACCCGGCCAGCAGCGCCAGGCCTGCCAGCACCGCCAGGCGTGCGATGGCCTGCCTCACCGACGCTGATCCGTGCCGGCCATGTCGTCGCCGACGCCTGCGGCAATCGCCTGCGCCAGCTGGTAGACCGCCATGGCGTACAAGGGACTGCGGTTGTAGCGGGTGATCACCTGGAAATTGTGGAAGGTGAACCAGTATTCGGGCCCGTGGCCGCCCTGCAGGGTCAGCAGGCTGGTCGGCTCGCCCGGATTGATCATGCGCAGCGGCGCATAGCCCCAGGCCTCCAGTTGCTCCAGCGGCCACTGCGGTGCCGGCGTCCACGTCAACGATCGGGCCGCCACATCAGGCTGCGCCTGCGCGGCCACCGCCCCGCCGTCCACCCAGCCGTGCTTCGCGAAATAGTTGGCCACGCTGGCCAGGATGTCCGGCAGCGACGATTGCAGGTCGATGCGGCCATCGCCGTCGCCATCCACCGCATAGTCGCGGATGCTGTCGGGCATGAACTGGCCCCAGCCCTGCGCACCCGCGTAGGAGCCCGTCAGCGTGTCCAGCGGACCACCCAGCTTGTCGGCCGGCAGCTCCAGCAGGGTCTTCAGCTCGGCACGGAAGAACTTCGCCCGCGGCGGGTAGTGGAAGCCCAGCGTGACCAGCGCATCGAGCACCTTGTAGTGCCCGGTATTGCGTCCGTAATAGGTTTCCACGCCCAGGATCGCCACGATGATCTCCGGCGATACCCCGTACTGGCGGGCGATGCGCTCGATCAGCCCGCGATGGGCCTGGTAGAAGGCGATGCCTGCGTCGATACGCGCCTGGGTCAGGAAGATCGGCCGGTAGGCGCTCCATGGCTTGCTTTCGGCCGGGCGGCTGATCGCATCGAGAATGCTCTGCTGCACTTTCGCGCCATCCAGCAGTGCATTGAGCGCGGCCGGGCTGCGACCGGTATCACGCGCCACCTCGCGCACCAGCGCGGCCTGGCCGGGGTGCGTATCCGCCCAGGCCGGCAATGCGACGGACAACGAGAGGGCAAGCAGGATGAACAGGCAACGGCGCGACGCGGATCTCGATGGCATGAACGGCAGGGCTGTCGTGGACGGCAACGGGCCAAGCCTAGCATGCGTGCCGGCGTGTTCTGCGGCCCCGGCATGGCCGTCGTGTGGCAGCTCAGTCATGCATCTTGCGATGCGCGTGGATCGACATCAGCACACCGAAGCCGACCAGCAGGGTCACCGCCGAGGTGCCGCCGTAACTGACCATCGGCATCGGCACGCCCACCACCGGCAGCATGCCGGCCACCATGCCGCCGTTGACGAAGACGTAAACGAAGAAGCTCATGCCGATCGCCCCCGCCAGCAGGCGCGAATAGCTGTCGCGTGCCTGCATCGCGATCCACAGGCAACGGCCGATGATGAAGGCGTACAGCACCAGCAGCAGGCACACGCCAACCAGACCGAATTCCTCGGAGTACACCGCGAAGATGAAGTCGGTGGTGTGCTCGGGCAGGAAGTCCAGTTTCGACTGCGTGCTGTGCCCGAAACCCTTGCCGAAGATACCGCCCGAACCTACCGCGATCTGCGACTGGATGATGTGCCAGCCATTGCCCAGCGGGTCGGACTCGGGATTCAGCATGGTCAGCACGCGGTCGCGCTGGTACTGGTGCATGAAGTGCCAGCCGACCGGCGCCAGCGCCACCATCACCAGCAGCAGGGCAGCGATGCGCCACCAGCTCATGCCGGACAGGAACAGCGCGAAGGTGCCCGCGGCCGCCACCAGCACGGCGGTGCCCAGATCCGGCTGCTTGTAGATCAGGGCGACCGGCATAGCGATCAGCAGGCCGACCACCGCCGTGTCTTTCCAGCTGGGCGGCAGGGGCCGCGTGTGCAGATACCAGGCAACCATCATCGGCATCGACAGCTTGAGCAGCTCCGAGGGCTGGAAGCGCATCACCCCCAGGTTGAGCCAGCGGTCGGCGCCGCGTCCCTCGCCAAGCACCGCGACCACCAGCAGCAAAGCCGTGCTGCCGGCGTAGAACCAGGGCGTCCAGGTGCGCAGCGTGGCCGGCGGAATGCGCGAGACCAGCAGCAGCAGAACGCCGCCGAGCACGAAGCGGATGGCCTGGCCGACCACCATCGACAGCACGCCACCATCGGCGCTGTACAGCGTCGCCAGACCGATGCAGCCGAGCAGGAACAGGCCGGCCGCCAGCGGCAGGTCGATCCGCGGGCGGGTCAGCACGCGGGCCACGAAGCGACGCAAGCGCACGTTCAGGATGTCGATCATGGCTTTGCCCCCGAGGCCGCAGGTGGCGCTGGCGGCGCCTTGGTCATCGCGTCGGGCAGCAGCGTATCGGGCAGCGGATGCTTACGGGTGGCTTCCCACGCGTCCAGTATCCGGCGCGCGATCGGACCCGACGACGAGGCACCCCAGGCGCCCGCTTCCAGCACCACCGCCACCGCGATCTTCGGGTCGTCGGCCGGCGCGAACATCTCGAACCAGGCGCGGTGGCGGCTGGCCAGATAGGCAGTGTTCTTGTCATTGTTATAGGCGTTGGTGGTCCGCGAATAGCGCTCGGCGGTACCGCTCTTGCCGGCGATGGTGTACGGGAACCCCTTGCCCAGGCCGTAGCCGGTTCCGCGCGGATCGTTCACCACCATCTGCATGCCCTGCTCGACTGCCTCCCAGTCCGACAGGTTGGTCACCAGCGAAGGCCCGCTGGGCGGGTTCGGCAGCATGGTCTCCGGCCCCTTGCCCTGCTGCTCGGCCATCACCAGCCTCGGCTTGTGCGGCAGGCCGCGATCGGCCAGCGTCGCCAGCGCATGCGCCAGTTGCAGCGGCGTCACCGCCCAGTAGCCCTGCCCGATGCCGGCAATCACCGTCTCGCCGGGATACCACGGCTGGCGGAAGTGTCTCGCTTTCCAGGCACGCGAGGGCAGCACGCCGGACGCCTCGTTGTCCAGGTCGATGCCGGTGGGCTTGCCGAAGCCGAACCGGCTCATCCAGCCGCTGAAGCGGTCGATACCCATGTCCAGCGCCAGCTTGTAGAAGTAGGTGTTCACCGACCACATGATGGCCTTGCGCAGGTCCACCGTGCCGAAACCGCCGCGGCGGTCGTCGCGATAGCCGCGTTTCTGTCCCGGAATATAGAACGTGCCGGTGGACAGCACCGTGTCCTGCGGGGTGCGCAGACCCAGCTCCAGGCCGCCCAGCGCAATGAACGGCTTCACCGTGGAGCCGGGCGGGTAGACGCCACTGATCGCGCGATTGAACAGCGGCTTGCTGGGTGCGTAGAGCAGGCTGTGGTAGTCGATGGCACTGATGCCGTCGACAAACAGGTTGGGATTGAAGCTGGGCACGCTGACCATCGCCAGCACCTGGCCATTGCGCGGATCGATCGCCACCGCCGCACCGGGACGACCGTCGAAGGCCTTCATGGCCGCCATCTGGATGCGCGCGTCGATGCTCAGGTACAGGTTCTTGCCCGGAATCGGCGGATGGGTCTCCAGCACGCGCTGCACGCGGCCGTCGGCATTGACCTCGTCCAGCTCGTAGCCCGGCGTGCCGTGCAGCACCGACT
This window of the Dyella sp. A6 genome carries:
- the rodA gene encoding rod shape-determining protein RodA produces the protein MIDILNVRLRRFVARVLTRPRIDLPLAAGLFLLGCIGLATLYSADGGVLSMVVGQAIRFVLGGVLLLLVSRIPPATLRTWTPWFYAGSTALLLVVAVLGEGRGADRWLNLGVMRFQPSELLKLSMPMMVAWYLHTRPLPPSWKDTAVVGLLIAMPVALIYKQPDLGTAVLVAAAGTFALFLSGMSWWRIAALLLVMVALAPVGWHFMHQYQRDRVLTMLNPESDPLGNGWHIIQSQIAVGSGGIFGKGFGHSTQSKLDFLPEHTTDFIFAVYSEEFGLVGVCLLLVLYAFIIGRCLWIAMQARDSYSRLLAGAIGMSFFVYVFVNGGMVAGMLPVVGVPMPMVSYGGTSAVTLLVGFGVLMSIHAHRKMHD
- the mltB gene encoding lytic murein transglycosylase B, coding for MPSRSASRRCLFILLALSLSVALPAWADTHPGQAALVREVARDTGRSPAALNALLDGAKVQQSILDAISRPAESKPWSAYRPIFLTQARIDAGIAFYQAHRGLIERIARQYGVSPEIIVAILGVETYYGRNTGHYKVLDALVTLGFHYPPRAKFFRAELKTLLELPADKLGGPLDTLTGSYAGAQGWGQFMPDSIRDYAVDGDGDGRIDLQSSLPDILASVANYFAKHGWVDGGAVAAQAQPDVAARSLTWTPAPQWPLEQLEAWGYAPLRMINPGEPTSLLTLQGGHGPEYWFTFHNFQVITRYNRSPLYAMAVYQLAQAIAAGVGDDMAGTDQRR
- the mrdA gene encoding penicillin-binding protein 2; translation: MRRQSIKDNRRESALFRRRALTGFALILLSLSTLVGRYVYLQVVRHSEFVTRSVNNRVKPRVLPPPRGLIYDRNGVLLADNVPAFRLEVVPEQVTDMKAMLARLDRVVPLSHEDIDTFLKQVKISRRFDSIPLKLHLTEDEIDRFAVNRWRFPGVDVVPYLTRNYPLGPLFAHVVGYVGRIDARDLSKLNEASYKGTTHVGRTGLERAYESVLHGTPGYELDEVNADGRVQRVLETHPPIPGKNLYLSIDARIQMAAMKAFDGRPGAAVAIDPRNGQVLAMVSVPSFNPNLFVDGISAIDYHSLLYAPSKPLFNRAISGVYPPGSTVKPFIALGGLELGLRTPQDTVLSTGTFYIPGQKRGYRDDRRGGFGTVDLRKAIMWSVNTYFYKLALDMGIDRFSGWMSRFGFGKPTGIDLDNEASGVLPSRAWKARHFRQPWYPGETVIAGIGQGYWAVTPLQLAHALATLADRGLPHKPRLVMAEQQGKGPETMLPNPPSGPSLVTNLSDWEAVEQGMQMVVNDPRGTGYGLGKGFPYTIAGKSGTAERYSRTTNAYNNDKNTAYLASRHRAWFEMFAPADDPKIAVAVVLEAGAWGASSSGPIARRILDAWEATRKHPLPDTLLPDAMTKAPPAPPAASGAKP